One Etheostoma cragini isolate CJK2018 chromosome 6, CSU_Ecrag_1.0, whole genome shotgun sequence DNA window includes the following coding sequences:
- the rrp15 gene encoding RRP15-like protein isoform X2: MMAALLTTHVQQLSDNAQPQFEDNNDQSDSEGESNDERSDGASDGGEDDRDGEGGSNREEAENGEDKEADEGNANAGWAEAMAKILGKKTPESKTSILVKNKELDKMKVKERKEQLERKKQVDKKRAWEMMCREKPDIVKDRETERALQRIATRGVVQLFNAVRKHQKTVNNKVKEFGGSERKKAKFLSSVTKKDFIDVLRRTEEGSRVTGQTEKDAAAAAEEKPAWSVLTDDFMMGATMKDWDKDSDKEEADTHSGGGVESDSD, from the exons ATGATGGCAGCTCTGTTGACAACACATGTGCAGCAGTTGTCTG ACAATGCACAGCCGCAGTTTGAGGATAACAATGACCAGAGTGATTCTGAAGGAGAGAGCAACGATGAAAGGTCAGATGGAGCGAGTGATGGAGGAGAAGATGACAGAGATGGTGAAGGAGGGAGTAATAGGGAAGAGGCAGAAAATGGAGAAGATAAAGAGGCAGATGAAGGTAACGCCAATGCTGGGTGGGCAGAGGCCATGGCAAAGATCCTGGGAAAGAAAACCCCAGAGAGCAAAACCAGCATCCTGGTAAAGAACAAAGAGCTGGACAAGAtgaaggtaaaagaaagaaaggagcaGCTGGAGAGAAAGAAGCAG GTTGACAAGAAGCGAGCGTGGGAGATGATGTGCAGAGAGAAACCTGACATAGTGAAGGACCGTGAGACTGAACGAGCGCTTCAGAGAATTGCTACCAG AGGGGTGGTGCAGCTGTTCAATGCTGTGAGGAAACACCAGAAAACGGTAAATAACAAGGTGAAGGAATTTGGTGGCTCAGAGAGGAAGAAAGCCAAATTTCTTTCATCTGTCACTAAGAAAGACTTCATCGATGTGCTACGAAGGACAGAGGAAGGCAGCAGAGTGACCGGCCAGACTGAAAAGGACGCT gctGCTGCAGCAGAGGAGAAGCCTGCCTGGAGCGTTCTCACAGACGACTTTATGATGGGAGCCACCATGAAAGACTGGGACAAAGACAGTGACAAAGAGGAGGCCGATACACACTCAGGAGGGGGGGTGGAAAGTGACTCAGACTGA
- the rrp15 gene encoding RRP15-like protein isoform X3: protein MCSSCLDNNDQSDSEGESNDERSDGASDGGEDDRDGEGGSNREEAENGEDKEADEGNANAGWAEAMAKILGKKTPESKTSILVKNKELDKMKVKERKEQLERKKQVDKKRAWEMMCREKPDIVKDRETERALQRIATRGVVQLFNAVRKHQKTVNNKVKEFGGSERKKAKFLSSVTKKDFIDVLRRTEEGSRVTGQTEKDAAAAAEEKPAWSVLTDDFMMGATMKDWDKDSDKEEADTHSGGGVESDSD, encoded by the exons ATGTGCAGCAGTTGTCTG GATAACAATGACCAGAGTGATTCTGAAGGAGAGAGCAACGATGAAAGGTCAGATGGAGCGAGTGATGGAGGAGAAGATGACAGAGATGGTGAAGGAGGGAGTAATAGGGAAGAGGCAGAAAATGGAGAAGATAAAGAGGCAGATGAAGGTAACGCCAATGCTGGGTGGGCAGAGGCCATGGCAAAGATCCTGGGAAAGAAAACCCCAGAGAGCAAAACCAGCATCCTGGTAAAGAACAAAGAGCTGGACAAGAtgaaggtaaaagaaagaaaggagcaGCTGGAGAGAAAGAAGCAG GTTGACAAGAAGCGAGCGTGGGAGATGATGTGCAGAGAGAAACCTGACATAGTGAAGGACCGTGAGACTGAACGAGCGCTTCAGAGAATTGCTACCAG AGGGGTGGTGCAGCTGTTCAATGCTGTGAGGAAACACCAGAAAACGGTAAATAACAAGGTGAAGGAATTTGGTGGCTCAGAGAGGAAGAAAGCCAAATTTCTTTCATCTGTCACTAAGAAAGACTTCATCGATGTGCTACGAAGGACAGAGGAAGGCAGCAGAGTGACCGGCCAGACTGAAAAGGACGCT gctGCTGCAGCAGAGGAGAAGCCTGCCTGGAGCGTTCTCACAGACGACTTTATGATGGGAGCCACCATGAAAGACTGGGACAAAGACAGTGACAAAGAGGAGGCCGATACACACTCAGGAGGGGGGGTGGAAAGTGACTCAGACTGA
- the rrp15 gene encoding RRP15-like protein isoform X1, translating into MMAALLTTHVQQLSEDNAQPQFEDNNDQSDSEGESNDERSDGASDGGEDDRDGEGGSNREEAENGEDKEADEGNANAGWAEAMAKILGKKTPESKTSILVKNKELDKMKVKERKEQLERKKQVDKKRAWEMMCREKPDIVKDRETERALQRIATRGVVQLFNAVRKHQKTVNNKVKEFGGSERKKAKFLSSVTKKDFIDVLRRTEEGSRVTGQTEKDAAAAAEEKPAWSVLTDDFMMGATMKDWDKDSDKEEADTHSGGGVESDSD; encoded by the exons ATGATGGCAGCTCTGTTGACAACACATGTGCAGCAGTTGTCTG AAGACAATGCACAGCCGCAGTTTGAGGATAACAATGACCAGAGTGATTCTGAAGGAGAGAGCAACGATGAAAGGTCAGATGGAGCGAGTGATGGAGGAGAAGATGACAGAGATGGTGAAGGAGGGAGTAATAGGGAAGAGGCAGAAAATGGAGAAGATAAAGAGGCAGATGAAGGTAACGCCAATGCTGGGTGGGCAGAGGCCATGGCAAAGATCCTGGGAAAGAAAACCCCAGAGAGCAAAACCAGCATCCTGGTAAAGAACAAAGAGCTGGACAAGAtgaaggtaaaagaaagaaaggagcaGCTGGAGAGAAAGAAGCAG GTTGACAAGAAGCGAGCGTGGGAGATGATGTGCAGAGAGAAACCTGACATAGTGAAGGACCGTGAGACTGAACGAGCGCTTCAGAGAATTGCTACCAG AGGGGTGGTGCAGCTGTTCAATGCTGTGAGGAAACACCAGAAAACGGTAAATAACAAGGTGAAGGAATTTGGTGGCTCAGAGAGGAAGAAAGCCAAATTTCTTTCATCTGTCACTAAGAAAGACTTCATCGATGTGCTACGAAGGACAGAGGAAGGCAGCAGAGTGACCGGCCAGACTGAAAAGGACGCT gctGCTGCAGCAGAGGAGAAGCCTGCCTGGAGCGTTCTCACAGACGACTTTATGATGGGAGCCACCATGAAAGACTGGGACAAAGACAGTGACAAAGAGGAGGCCGATACACACTCAGGAGGGGGGGTGGAAAGTGACTCAGACTGA